The Streptococcus sp. S5 genome contains a region encoding:
- a CDS encoding protein rep translates to MIVLSEETKERITGDLFEGLYRKRQIGFGKLFKTIKKELDLDDVEDGNLVQTGEDSQEVSRGQEIVAVWNWQRKNYFLQ, encoded by the coding sequence GTGATTGTCTTGTCTGAAGAGACGAAAGAACGGATAACGGGTGATTTGTTTGAGGGACTTTATCGGAAACGACAGATTGGATTTGGCAAACTCTTCAAGACTATCAAGAAAGAATTAGACTTAGATGATGTCGAAGATGGTAATCTTGTTCAGACTGGAGAGGATAGTCAAGAAGTATCGCGAGGTCAGGAAATTGTAGCCGTTTGGAATTGGCAGAGAAAGAATTATTTTTTACAGTAA
- a CDS encoding ABC transporter ATP-binding protein, whose amino-acid sequence MAIIALENIRKSYADGNQMHHVLNQLNLSVESNEFVAILGPSGSGKSTLLAIAGLLLSADEGRISIAGQDLTGLNQGQWTQKRLELLGFIFQDHQLLSYMKIGDQLELVAKLKGEKDKKKRHEEVKAFLADLDIEACYHQYPNQMSGGQKQRAAIARAFIGNPQVILADEPTASLDPDRGQEIAQLIRKEVKSKNKSAIMVTHDRSILTYVDTIYELKHGQLLKVEKVD is encoded by the coding sequence ATGGCCATTATCGCATTAGAAAATATCAGAAAATCCTACGCCGATGGCAACCAGATGCACCATGTCCTCAACCAGCTGAATTTAAGCGTCGAATCCAACGAATTTGTCGCGATCTTGGGCCCTTCAGGATCTGGTAAATCCACTCTCTTAGCTATCGCTGGTTTACTCTTATCAGCGGACGAGGGGCGGATTTCTATCGCTGGCCAAGACTTAACCGGCCTCAACCAAGGCCAGTGGACGCAAAAACGGCTGGAATTGCTCGGCTTTATCTTTCAAGATCACCAGCTCCTCTCCTATATGAAAATCGGTGACCAGTTAGAACTGGTGGCCAAATTGAAGGGGGAAAAGGACAAGAAAAAACGCCATGAGGAAGTCAAGGCTTTTTTGGCAGATCTGGACATCGAAGCTTGTTACCACCAATACCCGAATCAGATGTCCGGTGGGCAAAAACAACGGGCAGCCATTGCTCGCGCCTTCATCGGAAATCCGCAGGTCATTTTAGCCGATGAACCAACGGCTAGCCTAGACCCAGATCGAGGGCAAGAAATCGCCCAATTGATCCGAAAAGAAGTCAAATCCAAAAACAAGAGCGCCATCATGGTGACCCATGACCGCTCCATCCTGACCTATGTGGATACCATTTATGAATTAAAACATGGCCAATTGCTAAAGGTAGAAAAGGTTGATTAA
- a CDS encoding ABC transporter permease: MKIAWNEIKYQPKKFILIELLITILMFMVVFLSGLTNGLGRSVSAQIDNYGSLHYILSTDSEGIIPFSTIKVKDLDEVQKIEGMDYSGLSIQRATVSKSEDSNTLDITYFATDHNEEEILNPIIEDTDLKISDLKKNEVILDSSFKEDEGIQVGDQVIDKTSKQKLKVVAFAKNAKYGYSEIGFISSDTYTGMRQKTDPSYQWQAQTLVTKKSITSSDLSSNLMVADKKQVIDKIPGYKAQNLTLRMITWVLLLASSAILGVFFYILTLQKLKQFGVLKAIGMSMSQITYVQLSQLTIISLIGVLLGLGLATMMVPFLPNSVPSFMTLKDNLTISVSFILTSILCGALSLVKIKKVDPIEVIGGNGE, translated from the coding sequence ATGAAAATCGCATGGAATGAAATTAAATACCAACCCAAGAAGTTTATCCTGATTGAACTCCTCATTACCATCCTCATGTTTATGGTGGTATTCTTGTCCGGTCTGACAAATGGACTGGGCCGGTCGGTATCGGCCCAAATCGATAACTATGGGTCGCTGCACTACATCCTTTCGACGGATTCAGAAGGGATTATCCCCTTTTCAACTATTAAGGTGAAGGATTTAGATGAGGTCCAAAAGATAGAGGGGATGGACTATTCGGGCTTGTCCATCCAGCGAGCAACCGTCTCAAAATCAGAGGATTCCAATACTCTGGATATCACCTACTTCGCGACCGATCACAACGAAGAAGAAATCCTCAATCCAATCATAGAAGATACCGACCTCAAGATCTCCGACTTAAAGAAAAACGAGGTCATTTTGGACAGTTCTTTCAAAGAGGATGAAGGGATCCAAGTCGGCGATCAAGTGATCGATAAAACCTCTAAGCAAAAACTCAAGGTCGTGGCCTTCGCGAAAAATGCCAAATACGGCTATAGCGAGATTGGTTTCATCAGCTCGGATACCTACACAGGCATGCGGCAAAAAACAGATCCAAGCTATCAATGGCAAGCCCAAACCCTTGTGACCAAGAAGAGCATCACTTCTAGCGATCTATCCAGTAACTTAATGGTGGCTGATAAGAAGCAAGTGATCGATAAAATCCCTGGCTACAAGGCTCAAAACCTGACGCTACGGATGATCACGTGGGTGCTGCTACTCGCTTCCTCTGCTATCCTTGGGGTCTTCTTCTATATCCTGACCCTGCAGAAGTTGAAACAGTTCGGCGTCTTGAAGGCCATTGGCATGTCCATGAGCCAGATTACCTATGTCCAACTATCCCAGCTCACCATCATCTCCCTCATCGGAGTACTGCTTGGTCTTGGCCTGGCAACCATGATGGTGCCATTTTTACCCAATAGCGTCCCTTCCTTTATGACCCTGAAAGACAACCTCACCATTTCAGTTAGCTTTATCCTGACCTCTATTTTGTGTGGTGCCTTGTCCCTTGTCAAAATCAAAAAAGTAGATCCAATCGAAGTCATTGGTGGAAATGGAGAATAA